In a genomic window of Phragmites australis chromosome 14, lpPhrAust1.1, whole genome shotgun sequence:
- the LOC133890185 gene encoding bZIP transcription factor RISBZ2-like, translated as MERVFSVEEIPNTFWAPSPPPQQQPIQPQVVGDGGVAGGDAMDQDQAAKEWSFERLLEETLFENSDAAVMDPGDEALYATNSVLVAGEERGEGYSAEVEVEHANVAPTPVLDPMEYNTVLKRKLEEDLATIAMWRASGATYLESSRASNNYIGGSSGIQVQNNFDGGPGHLVQNADIRGKQAVSFSSREPSPTDDDYGEVEILGFMVPNAEKVRKRKESNRESARRSRNRKAAHMKELEDQVAHLRVENSSLLRRLAALNQKYNDATVDKRVLIADIETLRAKVKMAEDTVQRVTNTISLHPRPVTGMPPLSMPFSVSPSSGTPDAPVPMQDYFACATDAAGVNSGYMLANAVPSSFQAGNTTNGSLTARRMNRIASQRAMALEHLQKRVRGGTPISSGSTPLGPNELANMEMH; from the exons ATGGAGCGTGTATTCTCCGTGGAAGAGATCCCCAATACCTTTTGGGCCCCGTCACCACCGCCACAACAGCAACCGATTCAACCTCAGGTGGTCGGTGACGGTGGCGTGGCAGGTGGCGATGCGATGGACCAAGATCAGGCTGCCAAAGAGTGGAGCTTCGAGAGGTTGCTAGAAGAGACACTGTTTGAAAACAGCGATGCGGCGGTGATGGACCCTGGCGATGAGGCACTGTATGCCACCAACTCAGTGTTGGTGGCGGGTGAGGAGAGAGGCGAGGGTTACAGTGCAGAGGTGGAGGTAGAGCATGCAAACGTGGCGCCGACGCCTGTGTTAGACCCCATGGAGTACAATACGGTGTTGAAGCGGAAGCTGGAGGAGGACCTTGCTACCATCGCTATGTGGAGG GCCTCTGGTGCAACGTATCTAGAAAGTTCTCGTGCCTCAAACAATTACATCGGAG GCAGCAGCGGAATTCAAGTGCAGAACAATTTCGATGGTGGCCCAGGACATCTTGTTCAAAATGCAGATATTCGTGGGAAGCAAGCTGTTAGCTTTTCCTCAAGGGAGCCATCACCAACAGATGATGATTATGGAGAAGTAGAGATATTGGGATTTATGGTCCCTAATGCAGAAAAAGTGAGGAAGAG GAAGGAATCCAATCGGGAGTCAGCAAGACGTTCAAGAAACAGAAAGGCAGCTCACATGAAGGAGTTGGAGGACCAG GTAGCACACTTACGAGTTGAAAATTCCTCTCTGCTAAGGCGTCTTGCTGCTCTAAACCAGAAGTACAATGATGCTACTGTTGACAAGAGGGTATTGATTGCTGACATTGAGACCCTAAGAGCAAAG GTGAAGATGGCGGAGGACACCGTGCAGAGGGTCACCAACACGATCTCACTGCACCCCAGACCCGTCACTGGCATGCCACCCCTCAGCATGCCCTTCAGCGTCTCTCCATCGAGTGGTACCCCTGATGCTCCGGTGCCCATGCAGGACTACTTCGCTTGTGCAACTGATGCCGCCGGAGTTAACAGCGGCTACATGCTGGCCAACGCAGTGCCGTCGTCTTTCCAAGCTGGGAACACTACCAATGGAAGCCTGACTGCCAGAAGGATGAACCGGATAGCTTCACAACGTGCGATGGCCCTGGAGCATCTCCAGAAGAGGGTGCGTGGCGGCACGCCGATCTCTTCTGGATCCACGCCGTTGGGTCCGAACGAGCTTGCCAACATGGAGATGCATTAG
- the LOC133890956 gene encoding uncharacterized protein LOC133890956 isoform X2: MGRRGCAPVVWAVAVWLLAAAAAGDADAGELERTFPIVEPDYGHTKLRLAKEGLEAIQRIKTPIAAVSVTGPYRSGKSFLLNQLLSLSCDKGFGVGHMRDTKTKGIWVWGAPIEVDIDGSKVSVLYLDTEGFESVGKSNVYDDRIFALATVLSSVLIYNLPETIREADISRLSFAVEIAEEFYGRVKGQDVAFEPAKLLWLIQRDFLQGKSVQQMVDEALRPVPNNNGDKNIDVINQIRDSLAVMGDNSTAFSLPQPHLQRTKLCDMEDQELDPLYVKRRDQLKQIVAAMIKPKIVQGRTLNGTEFVSFLGKILEALNKGEIPSTGSLVEIFNKAILEQCLKVYNERMGRAGLPVSVDKLQQFHELAKDEARRLFDKQHFGKHHAAQSIFELDEEIKKKLWSNQ; encoded by the exons ATGGGGCGGCGGGGGTGTGCCCCGGTGGTGTGGGCGGTGGCGGTGTGGTTgcttgcggcggcggcggcaggggatGCCGATGCCGGCGAGCTCGAGCGCAC GTTTCCAATAGTGGAGCCAGACTACGGCCACACGAAACTCCGTCTTGCAAAAGAAGGTTTGGAGGCAATTCAAAGGATCAAAACTCCAATAGCTGCTGTCTCT GTTACTGGTCCATATCGATCGGGAAAATCTTTTCTTCTCAACCAGCTTCTCTCCCTATCATGTGATAAAG GTTTTGGAGTTGGACACATGCGGGATACCAAAACAAAAG GGATATGGGTTTGGGGTGCCCCCATTGAGGTGGATATTGATGGTTCCAAAGTGTCTGTACTATACCTGGACACTGAAGGATTTGAGAGTGTTGGAAAATCAAATGTATACGATGATAG GATATTTGCACTGGCAACTGTTTTAAGTTCTGTTCTGATCTACAATCTTCCTGAGACA ATTCGTGAAGCTGATATATCTAGGCTTTCATTTGCTGTTGAAATTGCTGAAGAGTTCTATGGAAG AGTTAAG GGGCAAGATGTTGCTTTTGAGCCAGCAAAGCTTCTGTGGCTGATCCAGAGGGATTTCCTCC AAGGAAAATCTGTTCAGCAGATGGTTGACGAAGCTCTCCGACCGGTGCCTAACAACAATG GAGACAAAAATATTGATGTG ATAAACCAAATCAGAGACTCTTTGGCGGTTATGGGAGATAACAGTACGGCTTTTAGCTTGCCACAG CCTCATCTGCAAAGGACAAAGTTATGTGATATGGAGGACCAAGAACTTGATCCATTGTATGTAAAAAGGAGGgatcaattgaaacaaattgttGCAGCCATGATAAAACCGAAAATTGTGCAGGGTAGAACTCTAAATGGGACGGAGTTTGTATCCTTTCTAGGGAAG ATACTTGAGGCTTTGAATAAAGGTGAAATTCCATCAACAGGGTCGCTTGTTGAAATTTTCAATAAGGCCATTCTTGAACAATGCTTGAAGGTGTACAATGAAAGAATGGGCAGAGCGGGTCTACCAGTATCAGTGGATAAACTTCAGCAGTTTCATGAGCTGGCAAAAGATGAAGCTAGAAGGCTCTTCGACAAGCAGCATTTCGGTAAACATCATGCTGCTCAGTCCATCTTCGAGCTTGATGAAGAGATTAAAAAG AAACTTTGGTCAAACCAATGA
- the LOC133890956 gene encoding uncharacterized protein LOC133890956 isoform X1 encodes MGRRGCAPVVWAVAVWLLAAAAAGDADAGELERTFPIVEPDYGHTKLRLAKEGLEAIQRIKTPIAAVSVTGPYRSGKSFLLNQLLSLSCDKGFGVGHMRDTKTKGIWVWGAPIEVDIDGSKVSVLYLDTEGFESVGKSNVYDDRIFALATVLSSVLIYNLPETIREADISRLSFAVEIAEEFYGRVKGQDVAFEPAKLLWLIQRDFLQGKSVQQMVDEALRPVPNNNGDKNIDVINQIRDSLAVMGDNSTAFSLPQPHLQRTKLCDMEDQELDPLYVKRRDQLKQIVAAMIKPKIVQGRTLNGTEFVSFLGKILEALNKGEIPSTGSLVEIFNKAILEQCLKVYNERMGRAGLPVSVDKLQQFHELAKDEARRLFDKQHFGKHHAAQSIFELDEEIKKVFRNFGQTNDYQSSKLCEARFSECEDKMEHLQVLKLPSMAKFDAGFLLCNQTFEMECVGPAKESYQRRMLKMLARCRALFIKEYNNKLFNWLVIFSLVMVVIGRFVIKFFLLEIAAWVMFAFLETYTRLFWSSESLYYNPVWHVIVSSWETVVYSPVLDLDRWAIPIVVMLSFLALYWRCLGGRKGIARSLLPLYNGSYRNSNRPRTD; translated from the exons ATGGGGCGGCGGGGGTGTGCCCCGGTGGTGTGGGCGGTGGCGGTGTGGTTgcttgcggcggcggcggcaggggatGCCGATGCCGGCGAGCTCGAGCGCAC GTTTCCAATAGTGGAGCCAGACTACGGCCACACGAAACTCCGTCTTGCAAAAGAAGGTTTGGAGGCAATTCAAAGGATCAAAACTCCAATAGCTGCTGTCTCT GTTACTGGTCCATATCGATCGGGAAAATCTTTTCTTCTCAACCAGCTTCTCTCCCTATCATGTGATAAAG GTTTTGGAGTTGGACACATGCGGGATACCAAAACAAAAG GGATATGGGTTTGGGGTGCCCCCATTGAGGTGGATATTGATGGTTCCAAAGTGTCTGTACTATACCTGGACACTGAAGGATTTGAGAGTGTTGGAAAATCAAATGTATACGATGATAG GATATTTGCACTGGCAACTGTTTTAAGTTCTGTTCTGATCTACAATCTTCCTGAGACA ATTCGTGAAGCTGATATATCTAGGCTTTCATTTGCTGTTGAAATTGCTGAAGAGTTCTATGGAAG AGTTAAG GGGCAAGATGTTGCTTTTGAGCCAGCAAAGCTTCTGTGGCTGATCCAGAGGGATTTCCTCC AAGGAAAATCTGTTCAGCAGATGGTTGACGAAGCTCTCCGACCGGTGCCTAACAACAATG GAGACAAAAATATTGATGTG ATAAACCAAATCAGAGACTCTTTGGCGGTTATGGGAGATAACAGTACGGCTTTTAGCTTGCCACAG CCTCATCTGCAAAGGACAAAGTTATGTGATATGGAGGACCAAGAACTTGATCCATTGTATGTAAAAAGGAGGgatcaattgaaacaaattgttGCAGCCATGATAAAACCGAAAATTGTGCAGGGTAGAACTCTAAATGGGACGGAGTTTGTATCCTTTCTAGGGAAG ATACTTGAGGCTTTGAATAAAGGTGAAATTCCATCAACAGGGTCGCTTGTTGAAATTTTCAATAAGGCCATTCTTGAACAATGCTTGAAGGTGTACAATGAAAGAATGGGCAGAGCGGGTCTACCAGTATCAGTGGATAAACTTCAGCAGTTTCATGAGCTGGCAAAAGATGAAGCTAGAAGGCTCTTCGACAAGCAGCATTTCGGTAAACATCATGCTGCTCAGTCCATCTTCGAGCTTGATGAAGAGATTAAAAAG GTCTTCAGAAACTTTGGTCAAACCAATGATTATCAGTCATCAAAGCTGTGTGAAGCACGGTTCTCAGAGTGTGAAGATAAAATGGAACATCTTCAAGTCTTGAAGCTTCCGTCCATGGCAAAATTTGATGCAGGATTTCTTCTCTGCAACCAAACTTTTGAAATGGAATGCGTGGGGCCTGCCAAGGAAAGCTATCAACGCCGAATGTTAAAG ATGCTCGCAAGGTGTCGTGCTCTTTTCATCAAGGAGTACAACAACAAGCTCTTCAACTGGTTGGTGATATTCTCCTTGGTCATGGTTGTCATCGGGCGCTTTGTCATCAAGTTTTTCCTGCTCGAAATTGCTGCTTGGGTGATGTTTGCCTTCCTGGAGACGTACACGAGGCTGTTCTGGTCTTCAGAGTCTCTGTATTACAACCCTGTCTGGCACGTAATCGTCTCTTCGTGGGAAACCGTCGTGTACAGCCCTGTTCTTGATCTTGACAG ATGGGCAATCCCAATTGTTGTCATGCTGTCGTTTTTAGCGCTTTATTGGCGTTGTCTCGGTGGAAGGAAAGGAATTGCCCGGTCGTTGCTACCTCTGTACAATGGGTCTTACAGAAATTCCAATCGTCCAAGAACAGATTGA
- the LOC133890957 gene encoding uncharacterized protein LOC133890957 has product MSSLGTSKGILEIAKFGVYVSVPVALTYLVVTDSKTLKKLMGIRPYVVYPPEGPRPPPPEELRERAREIARKRQQS; this is encoded by the exons ATGTCGTCGCTGGGGACGTCCAAGGGGATCCTGGAGATCGCCAAGTTCGGGGTGTACGTCTCCGTCCCCGTCGCGCTCACCTACCTCGTGGTCACCGACTCCAAGACCCTCAAGAAGCTCATGGGCATC CGCCCTTATGTGGTTTATCCTCCTGAAGGCCCACGCCCTCCTCCACCTGAAGAACTGCGTGAAAGGGCTCGAGAGATTGCTCGGAAGAGGCAGCAGAGTTGA
- the LOC133891329 gene encoding tryptophan synthase alpha chain-like: protein MAFALKAAFPATVATAGSASFSAAGPRRSAEAGRVSFRGAAPVVSVRAAALAVDKRSISGTFAELREQGKIAFIPFITAGDPDLATTAKALKILDACGSDVIELGVPYSDPLADGPVIQASATRALAKGTTFEDVISMVKEVIPELSCPVAIFTYYNPILKRGIPKFMTVVKEAGVHGLVVPDVPLEETDILRSEAAKNNLELVLLTTPTTPKERMEKITKASEGFIYLVSTVGVTGTRANVSSKVQSLLQDIKQVTEKAVAVGFGVSTPEHVKQIAGWGADGVIIGSAMVRQLGEATSPEEGLKKLEELAKSLKASLP from the exons ATGGCGTTCGCGCTCAAGGCTGCCTTCCCTGCCACCGTCGCAACCGCGGGCTCGGCGTCGTTCTCCGCGGCGGGGCCGAGGCGGAGCGCGGAGGCGGGGAGAGTTTCCTTCCGGGGCGCCGCGCCCGTGGTCTCCGTCAGGGCGGCGGCCTTGGCCGTGGACAAGCGCAGCATCTCCGGCACCTTCGCCGAGCTCAGGGAGCAGGGCAAG ATTGCCTTCATTCCATTCATCACTGCTGGAGACCCTGACTTGGCCACCACAGCGAAAGCGCTGAAGATCCTTGATGCGTGTGGTTCAGATGTAATTGAATTGGGTGTGCCTTACTCTGATCCACTGGCTGATGGTCCTGTTATTCAG GCCTCTGCTACACGTGCGCTAGCAAAAGGCACCACATTTGAGGATGTTATCTCTATGGTGAAGGAGGTGATACCTGAGCTGTCTTGCCCTGTAGCTATTTTCACATATTATAACCCGATTCTGAAGCGTGGTATCCCAAAGTTCATGACTGTTGTAAAAGAAGCAGGTGTACACG GTCTTGTGGTACCTGATGTTCCTCTGGAAGAGACAGATATTTTGCGGAGTGAAGCTGCCAAGAACAACCTAGAGTTG GTGCTACTGACAACACCGACTACGCCAAAAGAAAGAATGGAAAAAATTACGAAGGCTTCAGAAGGATTCATTTATCTT GTAAGCACTGTTGGAGTTACTGGCACACGTGCAAATGTAAGCTCCAAGGTGCAATCTCTTCTTCAGGATATCAAGCAG GTCACAGAAAAAGCTGTGGCAGTTGGATTTGGTGTGTCGACTCCAGAGCATGTGAAACAG ATCGCAGGATGGGGTGCAGATGGTGTGATTATCGGGAGCGCGATGGTGAGGCAATTAGGGGAAGCTACTTCTCCTGAAGAAGGATTGAAGAAGCTAGAAGAGTTAGCCAAGAGCCTGAAGGCTTCATTGCCATGA